CTTCTATCTCCTCTCGTATTCAACAACAAAGCTAACACATTCACAGAGAGAGGACACACACAAAAGCTAAAGAGCGAAAATGGCAGCGACGACTCTCTCCACCGCAAGCATAATCCTTTCCTCATCATCTCCCACTCTCACCGCCGCCCATCCCTTCTTCTCCCGACCCACCACACTCGAATTCCCATCTCGCTTCGGTCTTTCTTCCTCCTCCTCCACACTAACCCACCGCGCCACCCACCTCCGCCCCCTCGCCGCCGTCGAATCCCCGGAGAAAATCGAGAAAATCGGATCCGAGATCTCGTCCCTCACCCTCGAAGAAGCCCGCATCCTCGTCGACTACCTCCAGGACAAGTTAGGCGTCACGCCTCTCTCCTTGGCTCCCGCCGCAGCGGCTGTCGCTGCTCCGGGAGACGGCGGCGGCGCGGCGGCCGTGGCGGAGGAGCAGACGGAGTTCGATGTGGTGATTAACGAGGTGCCGAGCAGCTCGCGTATCGCGGTGATTAAGGCGGTGAGGGCGTTGACTAGCTTGGCGTTGAAGGAAGCGAAGGAGCTTATCGAAGGGCTGCCGAAGAAGTTCAAGGAAGGTGTGACGAAGGATGAAGCTGAGGAGGCTAAGAAGCAGCTTGAAGAAGCTGGTGCTAAGGTTTCCATTGCTTAAAATGTTATTAACAATCGCTACTTTTTTTTATTTTAAAAATGTGTTTTTTTTCGGAGTTTATGTGGGTTGTTTTGTTTGAATTGTTGGTTAAGCTTTGAGAAAGTAATGTAATTTGAATCAATTTCGTTTCACCTTATGATTAAGTGTTTGAATGAAGCTTCGATTAGATGCGCATAACGCGTTTGATGAAATGCCTAGCCGAAATGAAGAGATAAGATAGAATTGGGATTTGATTAGAAGATACAAAAAAGCTTAGAGCTTTGGACAAGGAGAGAAGCTGTATGTTTGTCGAGTGTCGACAACACAGTGCGTGCGTTTTCTTTCTTGGATGAATCTGATGGATAAGAAGACTTTAACAAGTAGTCACTAGCATAATGCCCATTCGCTACTACTTCCGCCTTTACATTGGATCTCAAGTATCCTTCCTTTGATACAACTGAAAACGGAAATGAGAAGGAAGGCGAGGGAAGAAGAAACAAGAAACTTGCTGGACAAGGTAAGAAAGATGATTTGTTCGTTACTTATCAAGTCTTGTTAAATAGGATGTTTTTTATTAGTCGAATAAGGAAGACACTACAGCTTTGAGGCGACAAAAGGTCTGAGATTAATGTTTGCAGAAGGAAAAACTAAAGGTAGGCCTACTTGTTCGAATCATTCAGGTTATTCGGTTTTTGGTCAGTTCGGTTCAACATAAATTTTACCAAATTAACCCGAAATAAAATTTGGTTCCGTGTTCAGTTTTTAAAATCTTACCAAAGTTTTGATTTCAGCTACATTTTGGTTTAACTTTATTAAATTTTTGATAAATTTGGTTATTTGGTTAATTCAATTTGAAATTAGATTAGTTATATTATTGGTTCAGGTTTTTGGTATGTGTTGGATCCAATTTTGGTCAATACGTTAATGGGCCATGATCAAGTAAATAGGCTGCGAAGAGTTAAAACCCATAGCGAACACTCGAGCTCCAGACGGAGACTTCAAAGATCCAGAGATCGCGGAACGGTTGCGAGCAGATCGCGGAACGGTTGCGAGCATCACGGGAGCAGCCCGTTATAAGAAGAGATCGACGCATAAAGAAATGACACGTTAAAAATCCTAGAGAGAGCTACAGCCATACTTCGACCTTGTTTACATCTATCTTTAAATCTTTTCTCTTAACGATCTCGTTGTAACGTTCGATCTTGTTTTACTCATTGTATTCGATCTTATTCATCAATAAAAGTTCATTTTTGCCTACCGGAAACTGATTACATCGTTATGTTCTAAAGATATCGTTGCCTACATCATTTATCTTCCTTTGATTAAATTCCTGATCAGTATCAAATTCTTAGTGTAGATTTTAGGATCTACAGTATGGTTTGGTATAAATCTTTTCTTGAAAAAGAAACCGAAGTACCCGAGCTGAACCAAAAACTAATTTTTTTCTAGAAAATCTACCGGATCAAACCGAACTAACCAAAATTCTGGTTCAGTTTGGCGGGGGTTCAGTTCGATTCAAAATCTCAGGCCTAACTAAAGGTTTTGCTATGGTGGTTCGTTAATAGGCAATGAATGGGCCTTTGGTCTTAATCTTGTGAGTTGATACCAAAGGTTCTTTAATAGGCTATGAATAGGTTCGTTAATAGGCTGTGAATGGGCCTAACACATATAAACCTATTACTAATCTATAAATACAGTTTGTGATTCTATAAGTTTTACATCATTAACTTGTAAACCCTAGTTCGTATGCGTCTCTCTCCGCCGCTTACACCTTCTCTCGTTGTTGAGTCTATGTGAAAGGTTTTTATTTTGCTACCTGTTTTGTTGATTTTGAAAGTTTAGGATTTGGCTAGGATGACCAATGCTTAATTATTTCTGACACCTCTTGTATGAGGAGAGTCTGATAAACTCTTCTTTGAGCACATTATGCAATACTCTGAGCCTTTAGTTTTGTTTTCTTAATAGTTTTGGTTTTTACAAGTAGAATTTTGAATAAGGTTGTTGATGCGAGGATTGTAAAAGTAATTCCTCGTACTGAATAGCCATTGGCTTGATAGACTCACATTACACCCATAGAATATGAGCATCTCCACCTTTTTTTCTAATAAGATTTTGAAGTTATATGCTTACTTATCTAACTAAACCAGTCTGAATTTCGTTTTTTATCTATCAACTTTCTTCAATTTTTATTTAAATGTTGGTTACGGCGAGGATGATTATTGCTTAATTATTTCTGACACCTCTTGTATGAGAAGAGCCTGATAAACTCTTCTTTGAGCACATTACGCAAAACTCTGAGCCTCTTTCTTCTTGAAAACGTTTTTTTCTTTGTAAATCCTTTTATTTCTTAGGATTTACGTAAACATAATATTCCTTTTTGATTTGGAAAAAGGGTTGAGGTTGCGATGATTGTAAAAGTAATTCCTCGTACTGAAAAGCCACTGGCTTTGTAGACTCACATTACACCCATAGAATATGAGCAATACCAGCCCCTTTTCATCAATTATATTTCAATTGGACCATAATCATCAGAGTGCAATCTAGTGACATGCTTATGAATTGTTTTCTGCCTTGTTGAATTTATTTTCTCAATGTATAAAGGTTTTGATCACAATCTATTTGCTTATTCGTTGCCTTCATGTTGCTGCAATGTCGTTTGTTTCTCTAGAACCGACCAAGTTTCATGACTCTTGTCTCTTCACCATTCAAGCATCACACATTCTTACAAGCTCTCGTAATTACGAAGGGACGTACAGAAACTCCCTATTTCGAACAGAGTAAACTTAAAAATATCTTCCCAAAAAAAAACTTATAAATATAATTTAAGAATTGTAAGCTTCTATTCAGTCTTAATCATGGCGTCAATAGCTGTTTTGGATATCATTGAAGAAATTCTTTTATTCTACATGTTAAACGTTGTCGTACCTTCTATGTAGCAATTGTGTTGCTTGTCTAAATGTCCCCTCGATTGGTTGTGTAGGTGATTGATGTCCGTTTATGCTTATTCTTCTGTTTCTTCACGTTGGTATCTGCCAAACGGGTTTGTGTAGAGCATATTTATGGGAGAGTTTTTAAGTTCGGGTTCTTATCTGAGTATAAGAAATTTTCTTAACTTTTTTAGTTAAATATCTTATTTAATAATCAATTTTTAACTTTTTTTAGTTAAAAGTAAGAGACGGTTTTTTATATTATGCTAAGAACCCCCAACTTAAGAATCTTTCAATAAACATGCTCTTGTAGCTACTAGTAGTCCACATTCATACCTTAACTGTTAAAATTATATATTCATTTACATTAGTCTAGCCATAACTTTGACTTATAAGTACGTTTTGTAAAATAACGAAACATAAATTTCCTATATGACGGACCAAAATGTATTGACTTGTTAAATAGCATTTGATATCTGACAATTAGATGATAAATCTAAATGCGGTAACATTTAATGCGATAGTGTTACGATTTGGTCTAAATGTGGCAGAAAGAAGTAATGTAAAAGTCTTTTTGAATTTTTGATTCTGATAGCGATTCAAGTCACGTTAGCTTCGCTCATAAGACTTTGTCAAGAAAACTGACAATGACATCTAGAAGTATTATACGTGTATTCTACATCTACGTATATGCACCCATGTGAATCGTATTTCTTATAGCAGGTGCCAAATCTATTGCTTTCAATTATATATTTTCCGTTAATAAATTATAACATAAACAAATAACTTTGAACGTTCGTTTTCTAGAAGCTCAGATTACAAGAATAAAAATGAATTTGATGCATTTCAGCATCAATGATTCATGATCTGTGATTCTCCTTGCTTTGTCAGCAATTACCTATGCATTTCCTGATAATGGGCTGCTTGGACTACGACTAACGCACAAACAGCACATAATCAAACATAATTAACAGGTATAAAATAAAAATTTTACATAAACATGGCTATTTAAGTAATTGAGCGCCAGCTTGAATTAAGCTTTATATTCGCCATGTGTATCATGAAAAAAACATGGTATCATATATCTTTTCAAACGGTTGAATTAAAAATATTATGTAGCCTTTTTTCCGGGCAATTTTCTGTGTTCTCACTATTCTGTCCGTAAAATATGTATTTTCATATAATTAAAAATCAACCAATTTATCTAATTCTGCCAACAACAAAATCTTAATGACACGTTCATTGTTTTACATCAATTAATCTACGAAAAAAAAGTTTAAAAGTTTCTACATCAAAATGAAAATTCAATTTAGTGTACACAAATTTCATAAATCAATTAAAGTAAAAATTTTATTAAATATTTTAGAATATTATTGAGATAAAAGAGTATGTTTTGATCTCTGAGTATGATAGCTAAATTCGATTGATTGATCATCATTTACAAAATGATTAGATGACAAGAAACAAACTACCGTTTTAAACCACAGTCTAAAACTTCCAATCACAATCAAAACACAAATGTTAATTGAAACATTCCTATCATAGCATTACAGTTTGTAGTTTCCAATAAAAATATTCAGTCCATATATTTAAACTTTAAAGGGGTAGTTTTGCAATGGGTCCAAAAACTAAATTGTGCAATTATTAGTATTTATTCTTTTTTGGCTTATATTGATTCAAAATAGTTTTCGTTATTTTCTGCACCTAAACTTATTAGCCAAAATATATATCATTGTTAATTGGTTTTAAATGTATAAAAGATCTGCACCAAGAACATCCGGATCAAGTAGCGGGATCGCTTCTAGAAAGTCCACGTTACGCTGTTTAATGCAAATGACACATTAAGCTTCTCTAATAAACAATAACTCAAAATTGTCATTCCCATGTGACAAAACCGCTTCTCCTATATAAATAAGTTCATACGACTGTTTACAGAAGATGACAAACAAAACACCACCAAATTCAAAGAGAAGAATAAGAAAGAAAGTGATCATTCACACACAAGACTCAAGGGAGTAAGAGTAAGCTTCTAAAGAACATGGAGAAGATAACCTCCACGGCTTCTTTTTCACCTAGCTTCAGCACTTACTCCGGTGATAACCTCGTCAAGATCGCCGAACGGGTCGGTGTCGACCATTATAAGGAGAAAGGAGACGACTCATTCGAGTTCGCGACTCTTCAAACGGTTCATGAGGCGGCGTCTTCTTTAGTATTCCCGGTCTTCGATAAGAAACCTGAAGATGTTTCGCCGGAAACGGTTGTGACTCCGTTGAAAGATCTCTTCCTCTACGAGAACGAACAGTCGCCAAAGAAGCAGACGTATTCATCTTCTGATGAGGAGGAGGTTCAATTATATATTTTCCGTTAATAAATTATAACATAAACAAATAACTTTGAACGTTCGTTTTCTAGAAGCTCAGATTACAAGAATAAAAATGAATTTGATGCATTTCAGCATCAATGATTCATGATCTGTGATTCTCCTTGCTTTGTCAGCAATTACCTATGCATTTCCTGATAATGGGCTGCTTGGACTACGACTAACGCACAAACAGCACATAATCAAACATAATTAACAGGTATAAAATAAAAATTTTACATAAACATGGCTATTTAAGTAATTGAGCGCCAGCTTGAATTAAGCTTTATATTCGCCATGTGTATCATGAAAAAAACATGGTATCATATATCTTTTCAAACGGTTGAATTAAAAATATTATGTAGCCTTTTTTCCGGGCAATTTTCTGTGTTCTCACTATTCTGTCCGTAAAATATGTATTTTCATATAATTAAAAATCAACCAATTTATCTAATTCTGCCAACAACAAAATCTTAATGACACGTTCATTGTTTTACATCAATTAATCTACGAAAAAAAAGTTTAAAAGTTTCTACATCAAAATGAAAATTCAATTTAGTGTACACAAATTTCATAAATCAATTAAAGTAAAAATTTTATTAAATATTTTAGAATATTATTGAGATAAAAGAGTATGTTTTGATCTCTGAGTATGATAGCTAAATTCGATTGATTGATCATCATTTACAAAATGATTAGATGACAAGAAACAAACTACCGTTTTAAACCACAGTCTAAAACTTCCAATCACAATCAAAACACAAATGTTAATTGAAACATTCCTATCATAGCATTACAGTTTGTAGTTTCCAATAAAAATATTCAGTCCATATATTTAAACTTTAAAGGGGTAGTTTTGCAATGGGTCCAAAAACTAAATTGTGCAATTATTAGTATTTATTCTTTTTTGGCTTATATTGATTCAAAATAGTTTTCGTTATTTTCTGCACCTAAACTTATTAGCCAAAATATATATCATTGTTAATTGGTTTTAAATGTATAAAAGATCTGCACCAAGAACATCCGGATCAAGTAGCGGGATCGCTTCTAGAAAGTCCACGTTACGCTGTTTAATGCAAATGACACATTAAGCTTCTCTAATAAACAATAACTCAAAATTGTCATTCCCATGTGACAAAACCGCTTCTCCTATATAAATAAGTTCATACGACTGTTTACAGAAGATGACAAACAAAACACCACCAAATTCAAAGAGAAGAATAAGAAAGAAAGTGATCATTCACACACAAGACTCAAGGGAGTAAGAGTAAGCTTCTAAAGAACATGGAGAAGATAACCTCCACGGCTTCTTTTTCACCTAGCTTCAGCACTTACTCCGGTGATAACCTCGTCAAGATCGCCGAACGGGTCGGTGTCGACCATTATAAGGAGAAAGGAGACGACTCATTCGAGTTCGCGACTCTTCAAACGGTTCATGAGGCGGCGTCTTCTTTAGTATTCCCGGTCTTCGATAAGAAACCTGAAGATGTTTCGCCGGAAACGGTTGTGACTCCGTTGAAAGATCTCTTCCTCTACGAGAACGAACAGTCGCCAAAGAAGCAGACGTATTCATCTTCTGATGAGGAGGAGGAGGAGGAAGATGAGCTAGACACGATGCCGGGAGAGATATACTGTCCATGGACGCCGGCGAGATCACCGGTGGAGATGACGTCTCCTTGTAGAAAGAGCAAATCGACAGGATCGTCTTCGACGTCGACATGGTCGAGGAGACGTTGGAGAATCAGAAACCTGCTCAAGAGAAGTCGCAGCGACGGGAAAGAAACACTCGAGTTCTTGAACACGAGCCCTGTTGACAACATAGACAAATCTTGTTCTTCTTCTCCTTGTCCGAAGAACAAGGAGACGGTGAAGACGAAGAGCAAGAAGAAGGAGAAGGAGAAAGTTTCAGTTTCAGCACATGAGAAGTTTTACTTGAGGAACAAAGCAATGAAAGAAGAAGACAAGAGAAAGTCATATCTACCGTACAAGCAAGAACTTGTCGGACTTTTCTCCAACATTCACCGACACGGCAAAGTTTCTTCTCCGTTCTGATCTGATCCGTGACAACAACTAGAGTTTTGTTTGTTTGTGTTACTATTTGTTTGTTTATTATCTTCAAAAATAATTTTTTTACAAAAAGATGCGAGTTCACATTCGTTATCTAATAAAGTATTATATCATAGCTTATAAAAGATGTATAGTATTTAATAATTTCTACGTCTTTAAATTATAAAATTTTCTTGTTTTGTACAGAGTTTCGATGAACTAAAGTTTCATCATGTTCAAACCATGTTGTATATTTTATAATTTGGGTTCAGGATTTTATGCAACTATAGTTGCAGATATTACTAAACGTGAAACTATTGTAAAAAGACGTTGCAAGTTGCGTGTTTTTTTATTATTATTTAAGTGTGCTTTTTTTTTGAACCACAATTTAAGTATGCATTTGATGTATGGTTTGTTGAGGAAGAAAGTGGTTACAAAACACGAATGTAAATGAGGACAATAATTACATATAAATGGACATAATAAATCCTACAACGACAAGTATACTTTATTTCTCTAGATTTGTTTTTTTTCTTCTCCAAAGCATGAATGATGATAATTGGACAGTGTTTCCGTAAATGCACCATCTATTTAAGTGCAAAGTTTAGACTAGGGTCGTCTACATTATGTAAATTAAATACAGCCATTAAGTAGCTATGAAACTGGGCTACATAAATGTTATCTACCGACTGCGAATGAATGAACAAATGATAGTTTCTTGATAAACTAATTGTCTTAGACTAGACCCGCTATAGAGTATCAACTCCATTCCGCAACTATATAAGTACAGATTCCTAACTGGATTACATCGTTATCATCGTTATTAGAGATCTCTAGTGTAGAGGAGATATCATAGACGATTTTTAAATTTTTTTCTTACGGTTGGTTTATAAGCATACTTTTAAAATATAAATATAAACGAAAGGCTGAGAATATAAATAAATAAAAATCTTTGGTGCTTCAGTTTTTGGTTCGATTCTTGGTAACTAAATTATCACTACTTTACCAGTTTGGCTTTGGGCTTCGACCCAAATAGTTTACATGGTGGGTTGTGACATATGATCGGTCCACACCTGACATTAGTCAGAAGGTATTCTAAACTCGGATCCGACAGTGTGGTACGTTTTCGGGTTAATCTACTATGTAACACTAAATGTATTTTTTTCGGGGCCGACCAGATCAGCCGATGGAGGTTATAAAAAAAAAATCTATCTACAGATTTACTACCTTTTGCCATTTCTAGTTTTCTACTGAGTAGCTTCCGAAAGTCCATGGAGAGACCGAACTCATGCATGCTTTTTCTAACTGACATCATTGAATCCACTTTGTGATACCAAAAGTCAACTTCTTTGTCTCTTTATATTTTGGTGAGAGATGATCTTAGTGGGATTGGACAAATAGGTCGACAATTTACCAAAATAAATCTCTATTATTGCTAACGAAAAACTGTACATTGAGACTAGAGGACAATCACTCCACCATCTAAATCTTGAAGCCATCTCGGATGAGAAGCAGAAACATAAAGATTGATCGAACGGTTTTAAACCGTGAGGCGTCGAGCGATGAGATTAGCTCCTCTGTTCGGGGAAGAAGATCACTCTTCTCATTTAGGAGATTTAAATCTTTGGTAAAAAAAAAAACATCGTTAGTTTGATAATATCATACTTGTATTATGTAATTATGTAAAACACATAATATTAATGAGAAATAGAGAATAGCTCAAATCATTCTAGTAATTACTCGGATAACTCATACAACTTTGTAATTACTAGATTGAAATTCAAAATAGACAAATTTACTAAAAACCCAACCTTTGAAGCATTAACCACAAGTTTACCATTAATTTTTAATATGCCATTTAATAAAATAGATTGTAATTCAAAAGGAAAAAAAAAAATAAAAACGATCTGTTCTCTTTTCGTTGACGACAAAACCTAGAACCCCCAACAAAGGAGGTCCGACAACTCCTTCTCCCAGACCTCTTTCTCCATTCTTCAATCTTCAATTTCGTCTTCTCCATTGTGCATCGGCTTCTTCTCCTTTCTCCTCCCTCGTCACTCAACTTCGCCTCGAAGATTCTTGAGGAATCTTTAGCATAGAAACAACTATCTTTGACATAGAAACAACTATTGATTGCAAGTTGAAATTTGAAATGTTGTTATCATACTTGGATTGATTGCAAGTTGAAATTTGAAAACCGTAATTCCTAAATTGAAAAATTGATTTGTCTTTTCTTTGTTTCTAGATATACTTTTCTGTGTGTTCAAAAAAATGTTATTATGAGGATGAATAATATTTATTAAGTTTGTTCTCTTTGCTTTTTTAAAGGAATGGCTTCATCTTCGGGTAATAGGAAGTATCCTCCACGGCATTACGAGATTAGGAAAACGCCTATCCAAAACAGGAGCATGAACCACAGTTGTTTTCTATCCAACATTCAAACCGTGGAAGAAAATGTGGGCGCAGACGTTTGGTCTGAGTTGAGAAAATCAGCTGTTGGTGTGATTATCAAGCTAAAGGAGTTGGATTACACTTGGTCTGCGAAATATGTTCATTATTTTCTGGTCAA
This genomic interval from Brassica oleracea var. oleracea cultivar TO1000 chromosome C2, BOL, whole genome shotgun sequence contains the following:
- the LOC106321163 gene encoding 50S ribosomal protein L12-1, chloroplastic-like, which codes for MAATTLSTASIILSSSSPTLTAAHPFFSRPTTLEFPSRFGLSSSSSTLTHRATHLRPLAAVESPEKIEKIGSEISSLTLEEARILVDYLQDKLGVTPLSLAPAAAAVAAPGDGGGAAAVAEEQTEFDVVINEVPSSSRIAVIKAVRALTSLALKEAKELIEGLPKKFKEGVTKDEAEEAKKQLEEAGAKVSIA
- the LOC106325012 gene encoding uncharacterized protein LOC106325012 isoform X2 is translated as MEKITSTASFSPSFSTYSGDNLVKIAERVGVDHYKEKGDDSFEFATLQTVHEAASSLVFPVFDKKPEDVSPETVVTPLKDLFLYENEQSPKKQTYSSSDEEEEEEDELDTMPGEIYCPWTPARSPVEMTSPCRKSKSTGSSSTSTWSRRRWRIRNLLKRSRSDGKETLEFLNTSPVDNIDKSCSSSPCPKNKETVKTKSKKKEKEKVSVSAHEKFYLRNKAMKEEDKRKSYLPYKQELVGLFSNIHRHGKVSSPF
- the LOC106325012 gene encoding uncharacterized protein LOC106325012 isoform X1, whose product is MEKITSTASFSPSFSTYSGDNLVKIAERVGVDHYKEKGDDSFEFATLQTVHEAASSLVFPVFDKKPEDVSPETVVTPLKDLFLYENEQSPKKQTYSSSDEEEEEEDELDTMPGEIYCPWTPARSPVEMTSPCRKSKSTGSSSTSTWSRRRWRIRNLLKRSRSDGKETLEFLNTSPVDNIDKSCSSSPCPKNKETVKTKSKKKEKEKVSVSAHEKFYLRNKAMKEEDKRKSYLPYKQELVGLFSNIHRHGKVSSPF